A stretch of DNA from Lotus japonicus ecotype B-129 chromosome 4, LjGifu_v1.2:
GAGATGATTACCTGAGTGTTCACATTCGGCAACTGGGCGACTGGACTCAGGAGCTTAAAAGAGTGTTCTCTGAAGCCTGTGAGCCTCCTGTGTCCGGTAAGAGTGGACTTCTCAGGGCTGATGAAACCACAAAGAAAAGGTGTGCACACAGACTCATAGACAGACACTTATTATTTTAATTGTTTGGTCCTCAGGGTTTCAGGACAAATAATTTATACTTAAAAGCCTTGTTTCTTCATAACCATTGACACAGTTTGCCGAAGCTAAAGATAGATGGTCCTTATGGTGCACCAGCACAAGATTACAAAAAATATGATGTTTTGTTGCTTGTTGGTCTCGGAATAGGAGCAACACCTTTCATCAGCATTCTAAAAGATCTTATCAACAACATTATCAAAATGGAGGAGCTGGCGGTGAGTACTTGCACTACAGTATTAAATACAAATCACATAATACTTCGATTACTTTCTCATTCAATGAAGAATACagcttctttctctttcttgcaTTGTTCATTCTGATCAATTTCATTACATCCATTCAGGATTCAATCTCTGATATAAGCAGAGGTTCAGACCTTAGTGTTGGGAGCACCGAGTCACCTTCTCCTAATAAAGTTGCTCCAAAACGGAAGAAAACACTAAAGACCACTAACGCATATTTCTACTGGGTTACAAGAGAGCAGGGCTCTTTTGATTGGTTCAAAGGAGTCATGAATGAAGTAGCTGAGCTTGATCAAAGGGTATGAGTTATTGccgatttatttatgtttatgaaTTATGATACTTCCTCTTGAAGAATTTATTATTCCTTTTCCTTGCTGCTTGATGAATAAGAATTACTTTCAATGGCTAATGTTGAACATCACATCATGAACTTCAGGGTGTCATTGAGATGCACAACTACTTGACTAGTGTATACGAGGAAGGCGATGCTAGATCTGCTCTCATTACCATGGTTCAAGCACTCAACCATGCCAAAAACGGAGTTGACATTGTTTCTGGGACTAGTGTAATCCTTcaatttttgttatttattacTGTGATATaagatttttgttattgtttgttGTTGCAATGTCCACTAACCTTGatgcttttttttaatttgcaaATAGGGAGTGAGTAAATTTATAACCTCTGTTTGATTCTTTGAATTTCTATTTCTAGGTGCGAACTCATTTTGCCAGGCCTAACTGGAAGAAGGTTTTCTCTAAAATGTGTTCAAAGCACTACAATGGACGAATAGGTAAGTCTCAACTTCAAACCTATTTTGGTTCTTGGGTTAAGATAAGAAAACACAAGCGGTAGTTATACCTCATTATCCCCATGATTTCGGTCAAATAACAGTTAGCATTGCCGCATCAGCATCCATTGCATTTCTTACAATTTTCCTTGGTAACATATTACATTGTTATTTATTGACATTCTGGTTATCTTAATTGGAATCAGGGGTATTCTATTGTGGTGCACCAGTTTTGGCCAAAGAACTTAGCAAGCTTTGCTTCGAGTTCAATGAAAAAGGTCCAACAAAATTTGAGTTTCACAAGGAGCATTTCTAAGTAATTTGGACGATCTCTGCCGTCTGTAATTAGTATTAACACAGTCACATCACGTATTAATTCGGTCAATTTGACAAGTTGGCGTGGCCAGATTACATGATTATGTTGGCCAGATTATATGATTATGTTCAATAAGCCAAAGCATTTTTCTATAGAATGTGAAGCATTGTACATACGGGACAGCAAAATTGCTTGGCATTTCATCAAACATGTGACTGCAGAGCAAAAGAGACAAGCGCAGCTTATTTGCTACCACATAGAGTGCGATACAGCTACGTCGGAGACGATGATCAGATTGGGAGCCACAGCTGTTATTGGCAGATAGGTCCATTGTGAATAGGATATGGACAATTTTGATAAAAGTGACTGGTGAATGGGATTGGGGGGGCTTTTTGGAGAGtaacttcttcatttttcttgtagtgaaTTATAGGATATTGAGTAACCATATCATTATACTTGTTTTTTACTCTCTACTAAACATAAGAGAGTAAACATCAAATGGTCAGTTTCAGACTCACTCCTGTCATATGCCTAATTAGGGTTAGGGAAAACCAGTGGTGATTGGTGAACGCGAATCAAACAAATGGGCTGATGAAATGTTGATATCATAATATGCTATACTGAAATTTATTACATGAACTTGCTTATTTCTCACGATTGGGGTCACAAAGTGCTTTCAACATAGAAACAAAGGAAGACTGTAAAATTCAAGATAATGTGTTAGTGACTTAGTGGCTCATGAAACATTTTACATTCTAGAGACGAGGAGTAAAGGAGGAGCATTTATATGGCAATAAAGCTAGACATGAGCAAAGCAGAGCGAGTACAAATGGCCATGAGTTGTATAACCACTATTTTGTACAAATTCAAAGTTAATGGTTCATTCAGCAACACAATCACTCCCTATAGATGGCTTAGACAAGGGGAGTCCCCTTATATGTCTAATTTGGCTGCAGAAACATTATCCCACTCTTACAGAAGCTTAAATTAAAGGGAGCTGCTTATTAGGGTTGAAGCTGTCTGAAGAAAAACCAATCATTATGGTGTTCATAGACAACATTAACTATACTGCTGTAGTCCTGAAGTATTGATTCTATCTATTTAATTTTGTAATCTAGGGTTGAGTTAGAGAATTCTTATTGTTATAGCTTTTGCCTAAAAAGagtgattttgatattttaaaaGAAACATCAGTGCAATGCAAAGTAGGAGAAACTTTATGGTAACTGCTAAGTAACTAACATTAGAATTGCGTTAGTTGAATTTAGTCAACTGAATTTTTAAGTCCTCTTCTCTTCCCCAACATAGGGTTAACAATAACTTTTTCCAATTAAATGCCAAGCTAGGTCTTCCATGACCAAGTCAGAAAGACATTTATTTGTCTGCTTCATAACCAGCAACCAAACTTCAACAAGACTTTGATGATGGAACTTTGCCTATTCAATTTTATCATATCCTACTTTGCTGATATCTTATTTTACTATGCGAGTCTGCGTGTCTAATGAAGCCAGAGGGTATATTTTCTAGAAGGGCCATGTCTTGAACACTTCCAATTGCAATCAATTTCTTATCTCCATGCCTCATCATTCCATTCTCTTTAATTTAAGCAATGCTGCCCAATTTTGTCAATAGTCCAAGCCGTGCAATTCGCGTAAACGCGTGGAGGAAAACATCAACCATAGACTTACTCCCTGTTTCCTCCAATATTTTATCAGGTCAACTCCATTATATTCCTGAGCTGTCACATTCATCCACATAGAAGCAACCATTTGAAACCGTTCACATATGTTGTGAATGAATGGATAAATAGCTTATAACACAAATAATGTCTCATTTCCTATTACACCAATAAAATTCGGAGAATatcaatttaataaaatataagtaTATATAGCGGTTACAAATTTACATGTTGTTTTTTACTTAACATGACAAAACACCATTTGCAAGATAGAAAATACAATACCATTTAATGATATAAGATTTTCATTCCATCTgaattttttgttgtttaaaCACATGTATTCCCTAGTAAGACAATTCTTTTTTATTCAGACCTCTATAGGCGTCAAAATACTCTCTAATGGGTGGTTTGGTTCCTCGTGTCATTTTCATATACCCTTCGTGTCATTTATCTACATGATTGATGGGTGGTTTGGTTCCATGTGAATAGATGCAAGTGTATTACGTAGCCATTGACTTAATAAATGATCCACTTGTATATTAGTATATTAGTATACCAAAAAGACCACAACACTAGATCACACTGATCAATTCTCTGCAACAAGCACAAAGCAAGCATGTCTCAGAATCGAAGCCCAAGCGAGTTCAAGCCTCTAGCTCCATCCATAGTAGCATATCCTTACTTTGGAAGCCCCTTTAGAAGCCCAGAAGATCCACAACACCCCATCATATCAGAAACACAAATTTCTCGATTGAAAAAGTGCGTCCTCTTCTGCGGATGCATCACCGCACTTCTTGTGATCTTCTTCGTCATCCTCATAGTCCTCGCCTTCACTGTCTACAATGTCAAAGACCTAAAGGTAAAGATTAACAGAGTTACCCTTGTCAACGGAACTCTCACAAACGGAGCCACCGAAAACCTCACCGTGCTCAACGATGTCTCTGTGAAGAACACGAATTATTTCACCTACAAATACAGTAACTCGACCACCACTTTCTTCTACGACGGCGTGGCGATCGGAGAAGGTGTTACGCCGGCGGGGAAGGCGAAAGCGAGAAGGACGATGCGGCTGAACGTGACGTCGGTGGTTGTGACGAAGAAACTAGTGGGGATTCCGAATTGGGCGATTGATATTAGAGATGATGTTTTCAATATCAGCAGCTATACGAGGATTGATGGGAAGGTGAAAGTGCTGGGAATGTTTAATAGGAAGGTTGTGGTTGAGATGAATTGCACGAGTCAGTACAACAGAAACACTGGTTTGATCACGCGTGGTAACAATTGCTTGGGAAATATTGATATTTAGCTTGTTTTTATCATGTAATTATAGGGATTCTTCACTTCTTgcaattttttctctttttcttttttggggaAAACTAGTAGTGTAACCAAAATTTGTAACATATAGCAAAACATCAAGGTGTATGTAGGTTGTTTCCTTgaagagttttttttctttctaaatcaTACTTAAACTTGGTTTCGATGAGTTATCTCAACAATAATAGTGATGTGGTAAAATTACCAAAGTTATTTGatgaatatcatggaagatggaaGAGTAGTAGAGTTAGTATCTTTATGTTTCGTTAGGTGAAACATGATCAATCACTCATAAAAGTGTAATTTTGGAAAAACTAATGGTGATGATTGATTCACGGTGGTTTTGGACTTCACTTTGTTCAAGGCAACCTCTATGTCAAAGTGTTTGGCTCTTGCCACTAGTACTTGTAAGGGCATTTCAACGATCGAGGTattaaggaaaaaagaagaatagAGAATTCAAACTTAGATGAAAACACACATGGTAGGGTTTAGTTTAATCCTTTAAGTAGGTCAAGGTTGAAGAGTCTCTATGTTTAGTCGACATGGTTTGTTGTCTCGACCGCAGTGTGTTTTACAGCAGGCCCTCGGATTGCCATGGTGGCAGAGCCATGAATATTAGGATTCATTAAGCTTCAATGTTAGGGCCGAGGGGTTTAAGGTGGAGTCGATGTCGCGGTCACTGCGTGGTGCATTCTACCTTTTGATGTCCTGTGTTTGTCCATGTGTTATGGAAGATGGGAGGTGTAGATTACCCATATCTTGTGCCAACTAATCCTCAAGCGCAACGAATGGGCTAAAGCATCATATTGTTTTACTTTATTTGGACGAAAATTGTTTTGAAGAGATTGTAGTTTCTGTCTTTTACTCGTGCTTTGGTTTGAGGTTTTTGTTAAGTGATTCAATTTGCAAAGTATAACTATATAGCGATGTGGTGCTTTATCACGTGTGGCTCCATCTGTTGTCCTTTTTAGCAAGGAAATGTCGACTTTGGAAAGGATATCTTAGCCAAGCTCACTACTGAGTTGGTTGGAATGAGTG
This window harbors:
- the LOC130716128 gene encoding uncharacterized protein LOC130716128 yields the protein MSQNRSPSEFKPLAPSIVAYPYFGSPFRSPEDPQHPIISETQISRLKKCVLFCGCITALLVIFFVILIVLAFTVYNVKDLKVKINRVTLVNGTLTNGATENLTVLNDVSVKNTNYFTYKYSNSTTTFFYDGVAIGEGVTPAGKAKARRTMRLNVTSVVVTKKLVGIPNWAIDIRDDVFNISSYTRIDGKVKVLGMFNRKVVVEMNCTSQYNRNTGLITRGNNCLGNIDI